The following proteins are encoded in a genomic region of Nakaseomyces glabratus chromosome J, complete sequence:
- a CDS encoding uncharacterized protein (CAGL0J01774g~Putative adhesin-like cell wall protein (adhesin cluster VI); predicted GPI-anchor), which yields MLCYTPLFLSSFLYIQGVFAQAKNYEGNQDLKNELVIQNGDTISYVDGSEYNFGGGIVSSQEGCTFRAVANDKSDFDFNVGKEFVNYCNFELINKNLDGFKQTINFSPAVFKNYYQVDIQLAHTRSDAVSKLILGSPEIINAGKLTVRPYSAVEQNDPSREGNILQISTPGGRLVNTGTIELSLGVKYYLYGDVSGTGNINIARGILHMETTSFVGNTINLGGISGISVKSTSSNIIKVRGLISGNLISSIGDNGSFTYNNQTGIVTVNTDSGRYVYDIGCGYDETTLGSTTGYIVYHGESLKTFVIATSLETAPDYQKCYIPGQHENHDSGSGSTPGEGSGSGSGSGSGSGSTPGEGSGSGSGTGSGSGSGSGSGSEGGSGSGSGSGSGSTPGEGSGSGSGTGSGSGSGTEGGSGSGSGSGSGSTPGEGSGSGSGSGTGSGSGSGSGSGSEGGSGSGSGSRSGSTPGEGSGSGSGSGSGSGSTPGEGSGSGSGSGSGSGSGSTPGEGSGSGSGTGSGSGSGSGSGSEGGSGSGSGSGSGSTPGEGSGSGSGSGSGTGSGSGSGSGSGSEGGSGSGSGSGSGSTPGEGSGSGSGSGSGSTPGEGSGSGSGTGSGSGSGSGSGSEGGSGSGSGSGSGSTPGEGSGSGSGSGSGSTPGEGSGSGSGSGTGSGSGSTPGEGSGSGSGSGSGSGSTPGEGSGSGSGTGSGSGSGSGSGSEGGSGSGSGSGSGSTPGEGSGSGSGSGTGSGSGSTPGEGSGSGSGSGSGSTPGEGSGSGSGSGSGSTPGEGSGSGSGSGTGSGSGSGSGSGSEGGSGSGSGSGSGSTPGEGSGSGSGTGSGSGSGSGSTPGEGSGSGSGSGSGSTPGEGSGSGSGSGSGSGSTPGEGSGSGSGTGSGSGSGSGSGSEGGSGSGSGSGSGSTPGEGSGSGSGSGTGSGSGSTPGEGSGSGSGTGSGSGSGSGCGSEGGSGSGSGSGSGSTPGEGSGSGSGSGSGSTPGEGSGSGSGSGSGSGSTPGEGSGSGSGTGSGSGSGSGSGSEGGSGSGSGSGSGSTPGEGSGSGSGSGTGSGSGSTPGEGSGSGSGTGSGSGSGSGSGSEGGSGSGSGSGSGSTPGEGSGSGSGSGSGSGSTPGEGSGSGSGTGSGSGSGSGSTPGEGSGSGSGSGSGSTPGEGSGSGSGTGSGSGSGSGSGSEGGSGSGSGSGSGSTPGEGSGSGSGSGSGSTPGEGSGSGSGSGSGSTPGEGSGSGSGTGSGSGSTPGEGSGSGSGSGSGSTPGEGSGSGSGTGSGSGSGSGSGSEGGSGSGSGSGSGSTPGEGSGSGSGSGSGSGSGSTPGEGSGSGSGSGTGSGSGSTPGEGSGSGSGSGSGTGSGSGSGSGSTPGEGSGSGSGSGSGSTPGEGSGSGSGTGSGSGSTPGEGSGSGSGTGSGSGSGSGSGSEGGSGSGSGSGSGSTPGEGSGSGSGSGTGSGSGSTPGEGSGSGSGTGSGSGSGSGSGSEGGSGSGSGSGSGSTPGEGSGFGSGSGSGSTPGEGSGSGSGTGSGSGSGSGSGSEGGSGSGSGSGSGSTPGEGSGSGSGSGSGSTPGEGSGSGSGTGSGSGSGSGSGSEGGSGSGSGSGSGSTPGEGSGSGSGSGTGSGSGSTPGEGSGSGSGTGSGSGSTPGEGSGSGSGSGSGSTPGEGSGSGSGTGSGSGSGSGSGSEGGSGSGSGSGSGSTPGEGSGSGSGSGSGSGSTPGEGSGSGSGTGSGSGSTPGEGSGSGSGTGSGSGSTPGEGSGSGSGSGSGSGSGSTPGEGSGSGSGTGSGSGSGSGSGSEGGSGSGSGSGSGSTPGEGSGSGSGTGSGSGSGSGSGSEGGSGSGSGSGSGSTPGEGSGSGSGSGTGSGSGSTPGEGSGSGSGSGSGSTPGEGSGSGSGSGTGSGSGSTPGEGSGSGSGTGSGSGSGSGSGSEGGSGSGSGSGSGSTPGEGSGSGSGSGSGSGSTPGEGSGSGSGTGSGSGSGSGSGSEGGSGSGSGSGSGSTPGEGSGSGSGSGSGSGSGSGSGSGSEGGSGSGSGSGSGSTPGEGSGSGSGSGSGSGSTPGEGSGSGSGSGSGSGSGSTPGEGSGSGSGSGTGSGSGSTPGEGSGSGSGSGSGSGSTPGEGSGSGSGTGSGSGSGSGSGSEGGSGSGSGSGSGSTPGEGSGSGSGSGTGSGSGSTPGEGSGSGSGSGTGSGSGSGSGSGSEGGSGSGSGSGSGSTPGEGSGSGSGSGSGSGSTPGEGSGSGSGTGSGSGSGSGSTPGEGSGSGSGSGSGSTPGEGSGSGSGSGSGSTPGEGSGSGSGTGSGSGSTPGEGSGSGSGSGSGSTPGEGSGSGSGTGSGSGSGSGSGSEGGSGSGSGSGSGSTPGEGSGSGSGSGSGSGSGSTPGEGSGSGSGSGTGSGSGSTPGEGSGSGSGSGSGTGSGSGSGSGSTPGEGSGSGSGSGSGSTPGEGSGSGSGTGSGSGSTPGEGSGSGSGTGSGSGSGSGSGSEGGSGSGSGSGSGSTPGEGSGSGSGSGTGSGSGSTPGEGSGSGSGTGSGSGSGSGSTPGEGSGSGSGSGSGSTPGEGSGSGSGTGSGSGSGSGSGSEGGSGSGSGSGSGSTPGEGSGSGSGSGSGSTPGEGSGSGSGSGSGSGSGSTPGEGSGSGSGSGSGTGSGSGSGSGSGSEGGSGSGSGSGSGSGSGSGSGSGSEGGSGSNPGTGEGGSGSEGGSGEGGSGSEGGSGEGGSGGSNPVDDGKDKTTVVTDKDGHVHTDIISHITTTDKDGKPTVILTQYQSPTPSPGEGGSGSNPGAGEGGSGSEGGSGEGGSGSEGGSGEGGSGGSNPVDDGKDKTTVVTDKDGHVHTDIISHITTTDKDGKPTVILTQYQSPTPSPGEGGSGSNPGAGEGGSGSEGGSGEGGSGGSNPVDDGKDKTTVVTDKDGHVHTDIISHITTTDKDGKPTVILTQYQSPTAAQDGTSKTITVDGEEIIEVVHITTYTDSDGHTITSTYTEMFKTLIDAEPQYVSETTQTITTTDAEGHTTTITTTYNIDNNGNAVPIVPSSSSMSSSSSSSMSSSSSSSMSSSSSSSMSSSSSSSMSSSSSSSMPSSSSIISSSIFSSVSTPSGQDYTITTTGSDGKIETNVVSHITTTVNGKPTTITTTVPCDVSAEKDRTTTVTHSNGVIETNVVSHITTTVNGKPTTIITTGSFDVGAGKDRITTITHSNGVIETNVVSHITTVDTKGNPTTIVTTTTKFNNAHTTTFSNKNGSVDTKTVVGVTTTNQFGQQIITSLTFTGSEAHSNNNVHTSAGPNDAAGTSPAGTNNPQTKPTGNAGSTARLSDTTPAPNAGSNGSSPAAADAESAVAPKAPASNSAAVPQQSGASSTSHGSAAPTIPQINKNAASSFKQNNFGVIILFALLFTML from the coding sequence ATGCTTTGTTATACACCACTATTTCTGTCGAGTTTTCTCTACATACAAGGTGTGTTTGCCCAGGCAAAAAATTATGAAGGTAATCAAGACTTGAAGAATGAACTTGTCATTCAAAATGGTGATACAATCAGCTACGTTGATGGTTCAGAGTATAATTTTGGAGGTGGTATTGTTAGCAGCCAAGAAGGCTGTACTTTCCGTGCTGTAGCTAATGATAAATCCGACTTTGACTTCAATGTTGGTAAGGAATTTGTTAACTATTGTAATTTTGAGcttataaataaaaatttagaTGGCTTcaaacaaacaataaaCTTCAGCCCAGCTGtttttaaaaattattatcaaGTTGATATACAGTTAGCGCATACCAGATCTGATGCAGTTTCCAAGCTTATTCTGGGATCACCAGAAATCATCAATGCTGGTAAATTAACAGTGAGGCCATATTCGGCTGTTGAGCAAAATGATCCTTCTAGGGAGGGAAACATTCTACAAATAAGTACTCCAGGTGGTAGGCTAGTAAATACTGGTACTATTGAATTAAGTTTAGGAGTAaagtattatttatatGGTGATGTCAGTGGTACCGgtaatattaatattgcTAGAGGTATCCTACATATGGAGACTACATCTTTTGTCGGAAATACAATAAACTTAGGGGGCATTAGTGGTATATCTGTCAAATctacttcttcaaatatcaTTAAGGTAAGAGGTCTGATTAGTGGTAATCTGATCAGTAGTATTGGTGATAATGGTTCATTCACATACAATAATCAAACGGGTATAGTGACAGTTAACACAGACTCAGGTAGGTATGTTTATGACATTGGCTGCGGTTACGATGAAACTACTCTGGGGTCGACTACGGGATACATCGTCTATCATGGAGAAAGTCTCAAAACATTTGTAATTGCTACAAGTTTAGAAACCGCTCCAGATTACCAAAAATGCTATATCCCTGGCCAACACGAAAATCATGattcaggcagtggttccaccccaggtgaaggctctggctctggctctggctctggttcaggcagtggttccaccccaggtgaaggctctggctctggttcgggcactggttcaggatctggttccggttctggatccggttctgaaggtggctctggctctggctctggttcaggcagtggttccaccccaggtgaaggctctggctctggttcgggcactggttcaggatctggttccggtactgaaggtggctctggctctggctctggttcaggcagtggttccaccccaggtgaaggctctggctctggctctggttcgggcactggttcaggatctggttccggttctggatccggttctgaaggtggctctggctctggctctggttcacgcagtggttccaccccaggtgaaggctctggctctggctctggctctggttcaggcagtggttccaccccaggtgaaggctctggctctggctctggttcgggctctggttcaggcagtggttccaccccaggtgaaggctctggctctggttcgggcactggttcaggatctggttccggttctggatccggttctgaaggtggctctggctctggctctggttcaggcagtggttccaccccaggtgaaggctctggctctggctctggctctggttcgggcactggttcaggatctggttccggttctggatccggttctgaaggtggctctggctctggctctggttcaggcagtggttccaccccaggtgaaggctctggctctggctctggttcaggcagtggttccaccccaggtgaaggctctggctctggttcgggcactggttcaggatctggttccggttctggatccggttctgaaggtggctctggctctggctctggttcaggcagtggttccaccccaggtgaaggctctggctctggctctggttcaggcagtggttccaccccaggtgaaggctctggctctggctctggttcgggcactggttcaggatctggttccaccccaggtgaaggctctggctctggctctggctctggttcaggcagtggttccaccccaggtgaaggctctggctctggttcgggcactggttcaggatctggttccggttctggatccggttctgaaggtggctctggctctggctctggttcaggcagtggttccaccccaggtgaaggctctggctctggctctggttcgggcactggttcaggatctggttccaccccaggtgaaggctctggctctggctctggttcaggcagtggttccaccccaggtgaaggctctggctctggctctggttcaggcagtggttccaccccaggtgaaggctctggctctggctctggttcgggcactggttcaggatctggttccggttctggatccggttctgaaggtggctctggctctggctctggttcaggcagtggttccaccccaggtgaaggctctggctctggttcgggcactggttcaggatctggttccggttctggttccaccccaggtgaaggctctggctctggctctggttcaggcagtggttccaccccaggtgaaggttctggctctggctctggctctggttcaggcagtggttccaccccaggtgaaggctctggctctggttcgggcactggttcaggatctggttccggttctggatccggttctgaaggtggctctggctctggctctggttcaggcagtggttccaccccaggtgaaggctctggctctggctctggttcgggcactggttcaggatctggttccaccccaggtgaaggctctggctctggttcgggcactggttcaggatctggttccggttctggatgcggttctgaaggtggctctggctctggctctggttccggttctggttccaccccaggtgaaggctctggctctggctctggttcaggcagtggttccaccccaggtgaaggttctggctctggctctggctctggttcaggcagtggttccaccccaggtgaaggctctggctctggttcgggcactggttcaggatctggttccggttctggatccggttctgaaggtggctctggctctggctctggttcaggcagtggttccaccccaggtgaaggctctggctctggctctggttcgggcactggttcaggatctggttccaccccaggtgaaggctctggctctggttcgggcactggttcaggatctggttccggttctggatccggttctgaaggtggctctggctctggctctggttcaggcagtggttccaccccaggtgaaggctctggctctggctctggctctggttcaggcagtggttccaccccaggtgaaggctctggctctggttcgggcactggttcaggatctggttccggttctggttccaccccaggtgaaggctctggctctggctctggttcaggcagtggttccaccccaggtgaaggctctggctctggttcgggcactggttcaggatctggttccggttctggatccggttctgaaggtggctctggctctggctctggttcaggcagtggttccaccccaggtgaaggctctggctctggctctggttcaggcagtggttccaccccaggtgaaggctctggctctggctctggttcaggcagtggttccaccccaggtgaaggctctggctctggttcgggcactggttcaggatctggttccaccccaggtgaaggctctggctctggctctggttcaggcagtggttccaccccaggtgaaggctctggctctggttcgggcactggttcaggatctggttccggttctggatccggttctgaaggtggctctggctctggctctggttcaggcagtggttccaccccaggtgaaggctctggctctggctctggttcgggctctggttcaggcagtggttccaccccaggtgaaggctctggctctggctctggttcgggcactggttcaggatctggttccaccccaggtgaaggctctggctctggctctggctctggttcgggcactggttcaggatctggttccggttctggttccaccccaggtgaaggctctggctctggctctggttcaggcagtggttccaccccaggtgaaggctctggctctggttcgggcactggttcaggatctggttccaccccaggtgaaggctctggctctggttcgggcactggttcaggatctggttccggttctggatccggttctgaaggtggctctggctctggctctggttcaggcagtggttccaccccaggtgaaggctctggctctggctctggttcgggcactggttcaggatctggttccaccccaggtgaaggctctggctctggttcgggcactggttcaggatctggttccggttctggatccggttctgaaggtggctctggctctggctctggttcaggcagtggttccaccccaggtgaaggctctggctttggctctggttcaggcagtggttccaccccaggtgaaggctctggctctggttcgggcactggttcaggatctggttccggttctggatccggttctgaaggtggctctggctctggctctggttcaggcagtggttccaccccaggtgaaggctctggctctggctctggttcaggcagtggttccaccccaggtgaaggctctggctctggttcgggcactggttcaggatctggttccggttctggatccggttctgaaggtggctctggctctggctctggttcaggcagtggttccaccccaggtgaaggctctggctctggctctggttcgggcactggttcaggcagtggttccaccccaggtgaaggctctggctctggttcgggcactggttcaggatctggttccaccccaggtgaaggctctggctctggctctggttcaggcagtggttccaccccaggtgaaggctctggctctggttcgggcactggttcaggatctggttccggttctggatccggttctgaaggtggctctggctctggctctggttcaggcagtggttccaccccaggtgaaggctctggctctggctctggctctggttcaggcagtggttccaccccaggtgaaggctctggctctggttcgggcactggttcaggatctggttccaccccaggtgaaggctctggctctggttcgggcactggttcaggatctggttccaccccaggtgaaggctctggctctggctctggctctggctctggttcaggcagtggttccaccccaggtgaaggctctggctctggttcgggcactggttcaggatctggttccggttctggatccggttctgaaggtggctctggctctggctctggttcaggcagtggttccaccccaggtgaaggctctggctctggttcgggcactggttcaggatctggttccggttctggatccggttctgaaggtggctctggctctggctctggttcaggcagtggttccaccccaggtgaaggctctggctctggctctggttcgggcactggttcaggatctggttccaccccaggtgaaggctctggctctggctctggttcaggcagtggttccaccccaggtgaaggctctggctctggctctggttcgggcactggttcaggatctggttccaccccaggtgaaggctctggctctggttcgggcactggttcaggatctggttccggttctggatccggttctgaaggtggctctggctctggctctggttcaggcagtggttccaccccaggtgaaggctctggctctggctctggctctggttcaggcagtggttccaccccaggtgaaggctctggctctggttcgggcactggttcaggatctggttccggttctggatccggttctgaaggtggctctggctctggctctggttcaggcagtggttccaccccaggtgaaggctctggctctggctctggttcaggcagtggttcaggatctggttccggttctggatccggttctgaaggtggctctggctctggctctggttcaggcagtggttccaccccaggtgaaggctctggctctggctctggctctggttcaggcagtggttccaccccaggcgaaggctctggctctggctctggttcgggctctggttcaggcagtggttccaccccaggtgaaggctctggctctggctctggttcgggcactggttcaggcagtggttccaccccaggtgaaggttctggctctggctctggctctggttcaggcagtggttccaccccaggtgaaggctctggctctggttcgggcactggttcaggatctggttccggttctggatccggttctgaaggtggctctggctctggctctggttcaggcagtggttccaccccaggtgaaggctctggctctggctctggttcgggcactggttcaggcagtggttccaccccaggtgaaggctctggctctggctctggttcgggcactggttcaggatctggttccggttctggatccggttctgaaggtggctctggctctggctctggttcaggcagtggttccaccccaggtgaaggctctggctctggctctggctctggttcaggcagtggttccaccccaggtgaaggctctggctctggttcgggcactggttcaggatctggttccggttctggttccaccccaggtgaaggctctggctctggctctggttcaggcagtggttccaccccaggtgaaggctctggctctggctctggttcaggcagtggttccaccccaggtgaaggctctggctctggttcgggcactggttcaggatctggttccaccccaggtgaaggctctggctctggctctggttcaggcagtggttccaccccaggtgaaggctctggctctggttcgggcactggttcaggatctggttccggttctggatccggttctgaaggtggctctggctctggctctggttcaggcagtggttccaccccaggtgaaggctctggctctggctctggttcgggctctggttcaggcagtggttccaccccaggtgaaggctctggctctggctctggttcgggcactggttcaggatctggttccaccccaggtgaaggctctggctctggctctggctctggttcgggcactggttcaggatctggttccggttctggttccaccccaggtgaaggctctggctctggctctggttcaggcagtggttccaccccaggtgaaggctctggctctggttcgggcactggttcaggatctggttccaccccaggtgaaggctctggctctggttcgggcactggttcaggatctggttccggttctggatccggttctgaaggtggctctggctctggctctggttcaggcagtggttccaccccaggtgaaggctctggctctggctctggttcgggcactggttcaggatctggttccaccccaggtgaaggctctggctctggttcgggcactggttcaggatctggttccggttctggttccaccccaggtgaaggctctggctctggctctggttcaggcagtggttccaccccaggtgaaggctctggctctggttcgggcactggttcaggatctggttccggttctggatccggttctgaaggtggctctggctctggctctggttcaggcagtggttccaccccaggtgaaggctctggctctggctctggttcaggcagtggttccaccccaggtgaaggctctggctctggctctggttcgggctctggttcaggcagtggttccaccccaggtgaaggctctggctctggctctggctctggttcgggcactggttcaggatctggttccggttctggatccggttctgaaggtggctctggctctggctctggttcaggcagtggttcaggatctggttccggttctggatccggttctgaaggtggctctggctctaacccaggtactggtgaaggcggttctggttctgaaggcGGTTCTGGTGAAGGcggttctggttctgaaggcGGTTCTGGTGAAGGCGGTTCTGGTGGCTCCAACCCAGTTGATGATGGTAAGGATAAGACTACAGTTgtcactgacaaggatggccATGTACACACCGATATCATTTCCCACATCACTACTACTGACAAAGATGGTAAGCCAACTGTCATTTTGACGCAATACCAGTCACCAACCCCATCTCctggtgaaggtggctctggctctaacCCAGGtgctggtgaaggtggttctggttctgaaggcGGTTCTGGTGAAGGcggttctggttctgaaggcGGTTCTGGTGAAGGCGGTTCTGGTGGCTCCAACCCAGTTGATGATGGTAAGGATAAGACTACAGTTgtcactgacaaggatggccATGTACACACCGATATCATTTCCCACATCACTACTACTGACAAAGATGGTAAGCCAACTGTCATTTTGACGCAATACCAGTCACCAACCCCATCTCctggtgaaggtggctctggctctaacCCAGGtgctggtgaaggtggttctggttctgaaggcGGTTCTGGTGAAGGCGGTTCTGGTGGCTCCAACCCAGTTGATGATGGTAAGGATAAGACTACAGTTgtcactgacaaggatggccATGTACACACCGACATCATTTCCCACATCACTACTACTGACAAAGATGGTAAGCCAACTGTCATTTTGACTCAATACCAGTCTCCAACAGCTGCACAAGATGGTACTAGTAAGACCATCACCGTTGATGGAGAAGAGATAATTGAAGTTGTGCATATTACTACTTATACCGACAGCGATGGACATACCATTACAAGTACTTACACTGAAATGTTCAAGACATTAATTGATGCTGAACCTCAATATGTGAGCGAAACTACTCAAACTATCACAACCACTGATGCTGAAGGTCACACAACTACTATTACAACCACTTATAACATAGATAACAATGGAAATGCCGTACCAATCGtaccttcttcatccagcatgtcttcatcttcttcatctagcatgtcctcatcttcttcatctagcatgtcctcatcttcttcatctagcatgtcctcatcttcttcatctagcatgtcctcatcttcttcatccagCATGCCCTCATCGTCTAGCATTATTTCCAGTTCAATCTTTTCCTCCGTTTCTACACCATCCGGCCAAGATTACACAATTACTACCACAGGTTCAGATGGCAAAATTGAAACCAATGTAGTATCACACATCACTACAACCGTTAATGGTAAGCCAACTACTATTACAACTACTGTTCCATGTGATGTTAGTGCAGAGAAGGACAGAACTACTACTGTTACCCATAGTAACGGTGTAATTGAAACCAATGTAGTATCACACATCACTACAACCGTTAATGGTAAGCCAACTACTATCATAACTACTGGTTCGTTTGATGTTGGTGCAGGCAAGGACAGGATAACCACAATAACCCACAGCAATGGTGTTATTGAAACCAATGTAGTATCTCACATCACTACTGTAGACACCAAAGGAAATCCTACTACTATCGTAACAACTACTACGAAGTTCAACAACGCCCACACAACAACCTTTTCTAACAAGAATGGCAGTGTTGACACCAAGACAGTAGTCGGCGTTACTACAACTAATCAATTCGGTCAACAAATAATTACCTCATTAACTTTTACTGGATCAGAGGCCCACTCCAACAATAACGTCCACACATCTGCTGGACCAAATGATGCTGCAGGAACTAGTCCTGCAGGAACTAACAATCCACAAACCAAACCAACAGGCAATGCCGGTTCTACTGCTAGATTGAGTGATACTACTCCAGCTCCTAATGCTGGCTCAAACGGTTCTTCCCCAGCTGCTGCTGATGCAGAATCGGCTGTTGCACCAAAGGCTCCTGCAAGTAACTCGGCTGCTGTTCCGCAACAATCTGGTGCAAGTAGCACATCTCATGGCTCTGCTGCACCAACAATACCTCAAATAAACAAGAATGCGGCATCATCATTCAAGCAAAATAACTTTGGTGTTATCATTCTGTTTGCCTTGTTGTTCACTATGCTATGA